The Pseudomonas sp. G2-4 genome window below encodes:
- a CDS encoding ABC transporter ATP-binding protein, translating to MTEIKLAVQDLCVEFRNAGKTSLTVREVSFTLGREKLAIVGESGSGKSTVGRSLLRLHPPTARVTAKTLRFADIDLLAASEKQIQAIRGARMSMIMQDPKYSLNPVVRVGEQIAEAYLAHHKVPHREARERALDMLAKVHIRDPQRVYDLYPHEVSGGMGQRIMIAMMVITDPQVIIADEPTSALDVSVRRQVLNVLEELVSERDLGLIFISHDLNLVRHFCDRVLVMYAGRVVESIAAADLDQASHPYTRGLLAALPSLDHPRATLPVLQRDPLWLNA from the coding sequence ATGACTGAGATAAAGCTTGCCGTGCAGGACTTGTGTGTGGAATTCCGCAACGCCGGCAAAACCTCCCTGACCGTGCGTGAGGTGTCGTTCACCCTGGGCCGGGAAAAACTCGCCATTGTCGGTGAGTCCGGCTCGGGTAAATCCACCGTTGGCCGCAGCCTTTTGCGTCTGCATCCACCGACGGCACGGGTCACCGCCAAGACCTTGCGCTTCGCCGATATCGACCTGCTGGCCGCCAGCGAAAAGCAGATCCAGGCGATTCGTGGCGCACGCATGTCGATGATCATGCAAGACCCCAAGTACTCGCTGAACCCGGTGGTGCGGGTCGGCGAACAAATCGCCGAGGCATACCTGGCCCACCATAAAGTGCCCCATCGCGAGGCCCGCGAGCGCGCCTTGGACATGCTCGCCAAGGTGCACATCCGCGACCCGCAGCGGGTCTACGATTTGTACCCACACGAAGTTTCGGGCGGCATGGGTCAGCGGATCATGATCGCCATGATGGTGATCACCGATCCCCAGGTGATCATCGCCGACGAGCCCACTTCGGCGCTGGACGTGTCGGTGCGCCGGCAGGTGCTCAATGTGCTGGAGGAGCTGGTCAGCGAACGTGACCTGGGGCTGATTTTCATCAGTCACGACCTGAACCTGGTGCGGCACTTCTGCGACCGCGTGCTGGTGATGTACGCCGGCCGCGTGGTCGAGTCGATTGCCGCCGCCGACCTGGACCAAGCCAGTCATCCCTACACCCGTGGCCTGTTGGCCGCACTGCCCAGCCTGGACCATCCACGCGCCACGCTGCCGGTGTTGCAGCGTGACCCACTCTGGTTGAACGCTTGA
- a CDS encoding ABC transporter ATP-binding protein — translation MSMIEIAGLNLSFGTGSALNAVLHDVDLSVAEGEAFGLVGESGSGKTTVLRCLAGQYQHWSGQLQVAGQAVTRKLPLNHYRTVQMVFQDPYASLHPRYTVDAALQEPLRIHGIDGRTQKVSEILRKVGLNDSFRFRYPHQLSGGQRQRVAIARALILRPRVLLLDEPTSALDVSVQAEILNLLADLRRQEGLTYLMVTHDLAVVAHLCDRVAVMQQGRVVETLDSQLLASDGATHAYTRLLVQASRDIQRVPIAV, via the coding sequence ATGAGCATGATTGAAATCGCCGGCCTGAACCTCAGTTTTGGTACCGGTTCGGCACTGAACGCAGTACTGCACGACGTCGATTTGAGCGTGGCCGAAGGCGAGGCATTTGGTTTGGTGGGGGAGTCCGGCTCGGGCAAGACCACCGTGCTGCGTTGCCTGGCGGGGCAGTACCAGCATTGGTCCGGACAACTGCAAGTCGCCGGCCAGGCCGTGACACGAAAGCTGCCGCTGAATCACTACCGCACGGTGCAGATGGTGTTCCAGGATCCATATGCCTCATTGCATCCGCGCTATACCGTCGATGCTGCGCTGCAAGAACCGTTGCGCATCCATGGCATCGACGGGCGCACGCAGAAGGTCAGCGAGATCCTGCGCAAGGTCGGCTTGAACGACAGCTTTCGTTTCCGTTATCCGCATCAGTTGTCCGGTGGTCAGCGACAGCGGGTGGCGATTGCTCGCGCGCTGATTCTGCGTCCCCGAGTTCTGTTGCTGGACGAGCCGACCTCGGCGCTGGATGTCTCGGTGCAGGCGGAAATCCTCAACCTGCTGGCCGACCTGCGCCGCCAGGAAGGACTGACCTACCTGATGGTCACCCACGATTTGGCGGTGGTTGCCCACTTGTGCGATCGGGTCGCGGTGATGCAGCAGGGCAGGGTGGTGGAGACGCTCGACAGTCAGCTTCTGGCGAGCGACGGTGCCACGCACGCGTATACCCGTTTGTTGGTGCAGGCCAGCCGCGACATACAACGCGTGCCCATCGCTGTTTGA
- a CDS encoding oligogalacturonate-specific porin KdgM family protein encodes MKKTLVLVSLVSLFTSVVALADTGYINVRHQYAEKTRMHADRAKFGIRLDNGVGLEGELKYKTAGDRQDVAFDNTVGSGHEFTVNYQHKLNDRWTLTPSLALDSDEESTTYKLGLRLGYRVNKELSIAGRYRLDSAKLDRDQIDRDVPHNGQDDQQVNRYDVYINYGPQGPWAYEYQLTYFDADYIRYNGGTDDYEQNAVVKYQWDKRWAPFFEVGDIKVNSVDSDRQLRLRVGVKYSFF; translated from the coding sequence ATGAAAAAGACACTTGTATTAGTTTCCCTCGTTTCATTGTTCACTTCGGTTGTTGCACTGGCCGATACCGGCTACATCAATGTGCGTCACCAATATGCGGAGAAAACCCGCATGCACGCCGACCGTGCCAAGTTCGGTATACGACTGGACAACGGCGTGGGCCTGGAAGGTGAACTCAAATACAAGACGGCGGGTGACCGGCAAGACGTCGCCTTCGACAATACCGTGGGCAGCGGCCATGAATTTACCGTCAACTACCAGCACAAGCTCAATGACCGTTGGACGCTGACGCCTTCGCTTGCCCTGGACAGCGACGAGGAGTCCACCACCTACAAACTGGGCCTGCGCCTGGGTTACCGCGTGAACAAGGAGCTGAGCATTGCCGGTCGCTATCGTCTTGATTCAGCCAAGCTGGACCGCGACCAGATCGACCGTGACGTGCCGCATAATGGCCAGGACGATCAGCAGGTCAACCGTTACGATGTTTATATCAACTATGGCCCTCAAGGACCGTGGGCCTACGAATATCAGTTGACTTACTTCGATGCCGACTACATTCGTTATAACGGCGGTACCGATGACTATGAGCAGAACGCCGTGGTCAAGTATCAGTGGGATAAACGCTGGGCACCGTTCTTTGAAGTGGGTGATATCAAAGTCAACTCGGTCGACAGTGATCGCCAGTTGCGGCTGCGGGTCGGTGTTAAATACAGCTTCTTCTAA
- a CDS encoding FadR/GntR family transcriptional regulator, which translates to MTDQALSPLNKPRRLAETLVDRFAQRMREGILKRGEKLPTEVHIMEAEGVSRSVVREALSRLQAAGLVETRHGVGTFVLDMPAPEGFTLGPATIATLSDVLNLLEFRLSLEVQAAGMAAERATPEALAELAQALEALLQGPEKSGTTINADFQFHLKIAKAAGNYYLIDIMKHLGTKLIPRTRMNSAYSGQSDRSAYLQGINAEHQQIFDAIASGNVDAARAAMYLHLSNSRMRLCETQQRQAFYNE; encoded by the coding sequence ATGACGGATCAAGCGTTATCTCCACTGAACAAGCCGCGCCGCCTCGCCGAAACCCTGGTCGACCGCTTTGCCCAGCGCATGCGTGAAGGCATTCTCAAGCGCGGCGAAAAGCTCCCCACCGAAGTGCACATCATGGAGGCCGAAGGCGTCAGTCGTTCGGTGGTGCGTGAGGCGCTGTCGCGCTTGCAGGCGGCGGGGCTGGTGGAAACGCGGCATGGCGTCGGCACCTTTGTCCTGGACATGCCGGCACCGGAGGGCTTTACCCTAGGGCCGGCGACCATTGCGACGTTGTCGGATGTGCTCAATCTGCTGGAGTTTCGCCTGAGCCTGGAAGTCCAGGCCGCTGGCATGGCCGCCGAGCGCGCAACACCCGAAGCCCTGGCCGAACTGGCCCAGGCTTTGGAGGCGTTGCTGCAAGGGCCGGAAAAATCCGGTACGACCATCAATGCCGATTTCCAGTTTCATCTGAAAATCGCCAAGGCCGCCGGCAATTACTACCTGATCGACATCATGAAGCACCTGGGTACCAAGCTGATCCCGCGTACCCGCATGAACTCCGCTTATTCCGGGCAAAGTGATCGCAGTGCTTACTTGCAAGGGATCAACGCCGAACATCAGCAGATCTTCGACGCCATCGCCAGCGGCAATGTCGATGCGGCGCGGGCGGCCATGTACTTGCATTTGAGCAATAGCCGCATGCGCCTGTGTGAAACCCAGCAACGCCAGGCGTTCTACAACGAATAA
- a CDS encoding FadR/GntR family transcriptional regulator: MDRVTPDRRLSMTQQLVVDLTQQILAGELPAGSKLPTEQVIIKDRGVSRTVVREAMSRLQAEGLVETRHGIGTFVVDTARPGDFQGSKHVKGGAYDALAVIELRLSLEVEAAGIAAQRATPEQLQAMREALDAANAFEATDDESARVDFEFHLQIAQCTGNSFFIDAIAHVGNTLIAVVQQAGPVVTDENRALLVREREQIYAALARRDAEAARASMRLHLINMLQRVRGVVELTAQ, from the coding sequence ATGGACCGTGTCACACCCGATCGACGCCTGAGCATGACCCAGCAACTGGTGGTCGACCTGACGCAGCAGATACTGGCCGGCGAACTGCCCGCGGGCAGTAAATTGCCCACCGAACAGGTCATCATCAAGGACCGTGGCGTCAGTCGGACGGTGGTTCGCGAAGCCATGTCGCGGCTCCAGGCCGAAGGCTTGGTGGAAACGCGCCACGGCATCGGCACCTTTGTGGTCGACACTGCACGCCCGGGGGATTTCCAGGGCAGCAAGCATGTAAAGGGCGGCGCCTACGACGCCCTGGCGGTGATCGAACTGCGCCTGAGCCTGGAAGTGGAAGCGGCTGGCATCGCCGCACAACGGGCCACGCCGGAACAGTTGCAGGCGATGCGTGAGGCGCTGGATGCAGCGAACGCTTTCGAGGCCACGGATGACGAAAGCGCCCGGGTGGATTTCGAATTTCATTTGCAGATCGCCCAGTGCACCGGCAACAGTTTTTTTATCGATGCCATTGCCCATGTGGGCAACACGCTGATCGCGGTGGTGCAACAGGCCGGGCCTGTGGTGACGGACGAGAATCGGGCGTTGCTGGTTCGAGAGCGTGAGCAGATCTATGCCGCGCTGGCGCGGCGGGATGCGGAAGCGGCGCGGGCATCGATGCGCCTGCATTTGATCAATATGCTGCAGCGGGTTCGGGGTGTGGTTGAGTTGACGGCGCAATAA
- a CDS encoding PH domain-containing protein, which yields MIDFNNKGFFKLKQNDEYAERVKALLLDGEQVIDAYKSMRDGVVFTNKRIIAVNVQGITGSKKDFTSLPYKNIVAYSVETSGTFDLDSELEIYFSSLGKVKFEFTGKTGIVEISKVISKHLLT from the coding sequence ATGATCGACTTCAACAACAAAGGCTTCTTCAAGCTCAAGCAAAACGACGAGTACGCCGAACGCGTCAAGGCCCTGCTGCTGGACGGCGAACAGGTCATCGACGCTTATAAATCCATGCGTGATGGGGTGGTCTTCACCAACAAACGCATCATCGCGGTCAACGTGCAAGGCATCACCGGCAGCAAGAAAGACTTCACTTCCTTGCCCTACAAAAACATCGTCGCCTACTCGGTCGAAACCTCCGGCACCTTTGATCTGGACTCTGAGCTGGAGATCTACTTTTCATCCCTGGGCAAAGTGAAGTTCGAATTCACCGGCAAGACCGGCATTGTGGAAATCTCCAAGGTGATCTCCAAACACCTCCTGACCTGA
- a CDS encoding VOC family protein gives MRNFTIQRIDHIVLRVKDLERSLAFYTSVLGCELKKRRDDLGMLHLSTGVSMIDLVAVDGPLGRQGGPAAGEQGHNVDHLCLRIEPFDEPALLAHLTSAGLSVEKAQMRYGAEGKGWSIYCLDPDGNQIELKGPALEP, from the coding sequence ATGCGGAACTTCACGATCCAACGTATCGACCACATCGTCCTGCGGGTAAAAGACCTCGAGCGTAGCCTCGCTTTCTACACGTCGGTGCTTGGTTGCGAGCTCAAGAAGCGCCGGGACGATCTAGGCATGCTTCATCTGAGCACCGGTGTGTCGATGATCGATCTGGTTGCTGTTGATGGCCCCCTCGGTCGCCAGGGCGGGCCGGCGGCCGGTGAGCAAGGGCACAACGTCGATCACCTCTGCCTGCGTATCGAGCCGTTCGATGAACCAGCCCTTCTCGCTCATTTGACTTCAGCCGGACTGAGCGTTGAGAAAGCGCAGATGCGCTATGGCGCGGAGGGAAAGGGCTGGTCGATTTATTGCCTCGATCCGGACGGCAACCAGATTGAGCTGAAGGGGCCGGCGTTGGAGCCCTGA
- a CDS encoding transporter substrate-binding domain-containing protein translates to MTSLDRAVLEDLAPKGVLRAAINFGNPVLAQQVPDGSPQGVSVALAKALAQELGAQLEMLTFDAAGKVFAALDEDVWDVAFLAIEPVREEQIAFSEPYVIIEGTYLVAADSGYQHVQDLDQPGLKLAVGKGAAYDLFLSRTLEHAQLERAATSAAAVDLYIEKSLDAAAGVRQPLEKVAANNPAYRVLASAFTSIRQAMAVPRDRKAGAAYVRDFIERKKADGFVRAALIESGQADVTVAPLA, encoded by the coding sequence ATGACGTCTCTCGACCGTGCAGTGCTTGAAGATCTGGCCCCAAAAGGAGTGCTGCGTGCCGCAATCAACTTCGGTAACCCCGTGTTGGCTCAACAGGTTCCGGACGGCTCCCCACAAGGCGTGTCCGTAGCCTTGGCCAAGGCATTGGCCCAGGAGCTGGGTGCACAATTGGAGATGCTCACTTTTGATGCCGCCGGCAAAGTATTTGCGGCGCTGGATGAGGACGTGTGGGACGTCGCATTCCTGGCCATTGAGCCGGTGCGCGAAGAACAGATTGCGTTCAGCGAACCTTACGTCATTATCGAAGGGACTTATCTGGTGGCAGCTGATTCGGGCTATCAGCACGTCCAGGATCTCGACCAGCCGGGACTCAAACTCGCCGTTGGCAAAGGCGCAGCGTACGACCTTTTTCTTTCTCGCACGTTGGAACATGCGCAACTCGAACGGGCTGCGACCTCTGCGGCGGCGGTAGACCTGTACATCGAAAAATCCCTGGATGCAGCAGCCGGTGTGAGGCAGCCGCTGGAGAAAGTGGCGGCCAACAACCCGGCATATCGCGTGCTCGCCAGCGCCTTCACCTCCATCAGGCAAGCCATGGCGGTTCCAAGGGACCGTAAAGCCGGCGCCGCCTACGTGAGGGATTTCATTGAACGAAAGAAAGCAGACGGTTTCGTGCGTGCGGCCTTGATCGAAAGCGGCCAGGCGGACGTGACCGTCGCGCCTTTAGCCTAA